GCCCCTGAAGCTCCCCCCGCTCCCGCCGTTGTCGACGAAGGTATCTCCAACCAGACTGACTTCTGTCGTTCCGCTTCGATTCAAGCCGGTATACGGGAAGCCGATCCCTGCCAGCTGGCCCTGGCTCAGCGAGGTGGGGCTCTCATAGAGGAGCTCCGAGCCGGTGAGATCGATCCTGATCCGGTCACTGGCGGTGGTTGGATTTGCGAGTCTCAGAGCCGCCATGCTCCGAGTTGCGCTTCCAATGTTGGCGGTGCTCATCTTGACATGGAGAGTGCTCCCCAGGACTTTGACGAACCCACTCGAGAATTGGGTAGCCAGCCCGGCCACATTATAGGTCGCTCCTGGCTCACCGCTTTCGCCGTGCAGGTGTGACGCCCAAACCGTCGTCTTGATGTTTGGAGTAGTGGTTCCGACAGCAAGCCCGAAACACGCGGCAGTCGTGCCACTGTTTCCTCCATTGCACACTGCACGCAGATCGCTGGAAAAGATATGCCAGACGGTTGAACGCACCAGAATGGCGTAGTCTGCGGATCGAATCTTCGAATTGAATACTTGAATCAGGCCAGATGGATTTCCGGCCCCTTCCCATAGACCGTAAATGACCCCTTGCAGGTCCGCGCTATCAAACACAATCTTGTCAGGAACATCGCCGAGATACACCGCGCCGAAGTCAAGGCCGGCCCCCAAACCCCCCGGGTCCAGGGTTCTGGCATCGATCGTAAGATTGCTCACTGTGATGTTCGTCGAATTCGAAAGGTCGAAGAATTTGGGCGATGTGAATCCATTCGCGACATTCTGAAACCACCCCAGAGGAACTGAGGCAGACGAGGTCGCTTGAACGACAGACACCCCCATTCCACGTCCCGTGATGTTGATGTAGCTCTTGCCTTGCAGGCTGATGGATGTGTTACTCGGCAGGACCCCGCTGTCCACAAAAATGGTATAAATGTTGCTCGCGCTGCTGTCCGTGATGCTGTTGATGGCCGTCTGGAGGTCAGTGTACGTGCAGCCCGAAGCGCAGACGTCTTTGAACTTCGCGGACGCACCAAACGAGGGCACAGCGGACATCACGAAAAACTCCGCACATGCGACCAGAAAGATCACAAGATGCCGAATGCAATTCATAGCATCCTCCGAGTGGAGAAAGTGTGCGGCGACCCTTCACCCTCGCGAGGATTGCCTCATGTGAATAGCGGGAACACTTCAGCGGGAACTTCTTCACCTCCTTTCCGATCATCCAAGGGTGCCCCAGCAGATGCACACCGCGGAATGGGGACTGCTCCTTGTATGACACTGGAAGCTGAGAGCGAACATTTGTTACTTACGCTCATTTGGTCTTTTGTCAACACAAATCCGCAGCAAGCAAGAATGAGTCACTGCCAGTTGTGATCGGCTCGCAAGAATTGCTTCGTTCCTGGGAGCCCCGGATGATTGACTCTCCCATCGGTTTACAAGACAATCTACCGGACGCTCACTTGGTGCAGCATTCGGAGGGTCGTTGGCCTCGCGACCGGTTTCTCTCGCCAGACAGGACATCGCCCATCTGTACGATCGCTTCCTCGACAACCTGAAGGTCCGTCTGCAGAACCCGCAAATCGATCGCGACATCCTGTGCCGCGACGTGCTGACGGAGATGCATTACGGGGAAGGGGCGCGCTACACCGACCTGATCGAGGACGGCTCCCGCCCGGTCTCCGAGCGGGTGATGATCGCCCAGTTCGATCCGCGCAACGTCACCCTGGAAGCGGAGTACTACGCCGAGTGCGATCCGGTGCGCTACAACCGGGTCAAGCCGCTCCTGTGGCTCTGGATCCAGTTCGACCACTCCCCCCTGGGGCAGAACGTGCACCTCGGGGTCCAGGTCAGACGGCTCCTCGCGAAGCATGTCCTCAAGCACTGCGGTGAGAACGTCCGGATCTTCCGCGACGTCGAGGTCTCGTTCGGCTACAACCTCTCGATCGGGGACAACACGACGGTCCATCGCTATGTCCTGCTCGACGACCGGGGGGAGATCGTCATCGGCAACAAC
This window of the Candidatus Polarisedimenticolia bacterium genome carries:
- a CDS encoding acyltransferase translates to MASRPVSLARQDIAHLYDRFLDNLKVRLQNPQIDRDILCRDVLTEMHYGEGARYTDLIEDGSRPVSERVMIAQFDPRNVTLEAEYYAECDPVRYNRVKPLLWLWIQFDHSPLGQNVHLGVQVRRLLAKHVLKHCGENVRIFRDVEVSFGYNLSIGDNTTVHRYVLLDDRGEIVIGNNVSISDYANVYSHAHDIEDIERVTCGRTVIGDGARITYHGVILSGMTVGRNAMVGTMGVVTRQVPDHHISVGIPAKSVRVKREGLRGKQPDAPPAATPRVVME